The following DNA comes from Pseudomonas marginalis.
AATCACCATGCGCAAGACCCTTATCGCTTTGATGTTCGCCGCCGCCCTGCCGACCGTTGCCATGGCCGCACTGCCTGAAGGCCCGGGCCCGATGGGCGGCCCTGAAGGGCACATGATGGGTGGCCCGGGCCACGGCGGTGAACACGGTCCGCGTGGCAAAGGCGGCCCCTTCAGCCAACTGGACCTGAGCCGCGAACAGCGCGAGCAGATCGGCAAGCTGATGGGTGACCAATGGCACGCTCGCAAGGACCTGGTCAAAAAGTACCTGGACAAACTCCCGGCCGCCGACCAGAAAGCCATGCAGGATGAAATCGCCGCCGGCAAGCAGAAAACCCAGGCCGATATCCGTGCCGTGCTCAAGCCTGACCAGCAGAAGAAGTTCGACGAGATCGTCAAGAAGCAAGAACAGCGCCGTGCAGAATGGAAGGAATTCCAGGCCTGGAAAGCGCAACAGTCGCAAAAAGCGCAATAATGCACCCGCGTTAACACTCCCAGCCCAGTGGCCACCACCACTGGGCTTTTCCTGTTTGAGGGTTTCCTGTGCGTTCATTGTTCTGGCGCATCCTGGCCAGTTTCTGGCTGGCCATCGCCTTGGTTGCCGGGTTGTCGATCCTGCTTGGGCACATGCTTAACCAGGATGCCTGGATTCTCAGCCGCCACCCCGGCCTCAATAACCTGGCGCAAGAGTGGACCCAGCTCTACGAAACCCAGGGTGAGGATGCTGCCCAGGACCTGCTGCAACAGCGCAAGCGCCAGTACCACATCGACGTGCAAGTGCTCAACGAAAGCGGCGAGCCGGTGGTGCGCGGCACCTTCCCGCGCCGCGCCGCCGCCTTTGAAGCCCGACAGAACGACAGCAAGGAAGGCCATCTGCCCTGGCGACGCCTGACCGCCGAGTACACCAGCGAGAAGACCGGCGACACCTACCTGTTGATCTACCGCATCCCGCACCCGGAACTGGACGAGTGGCACCGCAGCAGCCTGGCATGGCCCTTGAGCGCACTGACGATTGCCCTGGTGGTACTGACCTTGTTCAGCCTGTTCGTCACCTTGTCCATCACCCGCCCACTAAGCCGCCTGCGCGGCGCCGTGCATGACCTCGGCCAGGCCACCTACCAGCAGAACAGCCTGGCGCAACTGGCTAACCGCCGCGATGAGTTCGGCGTACTCGCCACCGACTTCAACCGCATGGGCGCACGCCTGCAAAGCCTGATCGGCAGTCAACGCCAGCTGCTGCGCGACGTGTCCCATGAGCTGCGCTCGCCCCTCGCGCGCCTGCGCATCGCCCTGGCCTTGGCCGAGCGCGCCAGCCCCGAAGAACGGGAAAAACTCTGGCCACGCCTGACCCGCGAATGCGACCGCCTGGAAGCGCTGATCAGCGAGATCCTGGTGCTGGCCCGCGTCGATGCCGACCATGCCAGCGCCGAAGACATCGACCTCATCCCCCTGCTCAAAACCCTGCAAAAGGATGCCCAACTCAGCGCGCCGGACCAGGTGGTGCAACTGAGCACCGACGCAGACCTGCAACTGAAGGGCTGGCCGACCATGATCGAACGGGCTGTGGATAACCTGCTGC
Coding sequences within:
- a CDS encoding LTXXQ domain protein; translated protein: MRKTLIALMFAAALPTVAMAALPEGPGPMGGPEGHMMGGPGHGGEHGPRGKGGPFSQLDLSREQREQIGKLMGDQWHARKDLVKKYLDKLPAADQKAMQDEIAAGKQKTQADIRAVLKPDQQKKFDEIVKKQEQRRAEWKEFQAWKAQQSQKAQ
- a CDS encoding sensor histidine kinase, with amino-acid sequence MRSLFWRILASFWLAIALVAGLSILLGHMLNQDAWILSRHPGLNNLAQEWTQLYETQGEDAAQDLLQQRKRQYHIDVQVLNESGEPVVRGTFPRRAAAFEARQNDSKEGHLPWRRLTAEYTSEKTGDTYLLIYRIPHPELDEWHRSSLAWPLSALTIALVVLTLFSLFVTLSITRPLSRLRGAVHDLGQATYQQNSLAQLANRRDEFGVLATDFNRMGARLQSLIGSQRQLLRDVSHELRSPLARLRIALALAERASPEEREKLWPRLTRECDRLEALISEILVLARVDADHASAEDIDLIPLLKTLQKDAQLSAPDQVVQLSTDADLQLKGWPTMIERAVDNLLRNAQRFNPPGQPIDLHAQRQGERILISVRDHGPGVDAEHLSQLGEPFYRAPGQTAQGHGLGLAIARRAAERHGGSLILANHPAGGFIASIDLPLEPGVVTPV